Part of the Deltaproteobacteria bacterium genome is shown below.
GGGCGATCGATCGGCGCGGCGACGCCTACGAGCGCGACGACGACGACGACGGGCGCCCCGGAGGGTGAGCATGACTGACGACGGGGTCGAGGAGCGCGTCGAGGGCCTGCTCGCGTGGCTGCGCGAGCAGAACCCCGACCCCGTCGACCTCGTCGTCGCCCTGGAGCGCGTCGTGGACCTGATCGCCAAGGAGGTCGAGGTCGCCGCGGGCCGCCTCGACGAGATGCGCGACTGGGGCAACCCCTCGGTCGAGGACGGCCCGGAGGCCTGTGACTGATGGCGTCGAGTAGTGCGTCGAACGCGAAGCCGATCGTCCGCGCGGACCTCGTCAAGATCGTCGCCGAGCGCCTCGGGCGTCAGCCCAAGGAGGTCGACGACGTCTGCGAGGCCCTGATCAACGCCGTGGCCGGCGCCATGGCCGCCGGGCGGCGCGTCGAGCTTCGCCCCCTGGGCGTCTTTGAGGTCGTCTCGCGCAAGGAGCGCACGGCCCGCAACCTGAACACGGGTGAGCCCGTGGTCGTCCCCGCGCGCCGCGCGGCGAAGTTCAAGCCCGGGGCGAAGGTGCGGACGGCCCTGAAGGGGGCGTCGTGAGCGATCACCACCGCAGCGACCAGCACCACAGCGGACCCTCGCCCCTCACACCCGAGGAGGTCCGGCGCCTCCTCTTCGGCGTCATGACCGAGCTTCAGCGGCTGAACCAGGCGGTGCCGGCGCTGACCGAGGCCGTGAACGATCTCACGAGCCTGCTCTCGTCGGGCCAGGCGGTCGACCGGTCCGCCACGGCGGCGGGTGGGATCGTCAACGGCGTGCAGGGGATCCTCGGGGCACTGAGCGGCCTCGGGGTGTCGTTCGACCCGCCGGAGGACGACCCGCCCCCGCCTCGCCCGCGGAGGCGTCGGTGACCCCCCGCGGTCGTCAGGCCGAGCGTCGGCGCGCGTGGATCGCTCGCCACACGCACGTCCTGTGGTGGTCGGGCTGGTGGATCGCGCTTCGGCAGCGGGGTGACGTGTGGACCGTTCGGCCTTCCTCGACCCAGGCGACCTGACCTCCGAGCGGTGGCTGCGCGGCGAGGGCGGCGTCAAGGGCCGCGCGAGCGCGTCGTCGTCGTGGCCCTGGCCTACGGAATCCCCATGGTCGCCGTCGCGCGGCACCTCGGCGTGACGAAGTCGCGGGTCTCCCAGATCAGGAGCCGCTTGACACGTCCGAGCGGCGTGCTACTTTTCTCCAGGGGCCGAACAGGCCCCTAGTGGTCGAGGCACGGCAGGCCCGGGAGCAATCCCGGGCCTGTTCGTTTTCGGCAACGACCATGTCCGACCGTGTCCGACCGTGTCCGACCGTGTCCGACCGTGCTGTGTCGGCTGTGAGACGGCTGTGTCGGCTGTGAGACGGCTGTGAAGGCGGTGAGCCGGCCCCGGGCCTGTTCGTTTGGTAAGACGTAGGCATGGGCTACCTCCGCCTGACCCGCGTCGTCCCGGCCCGCCCGCGCCTCGGGGTGGGCGGCCTTGGCCAGATCGGCCAGGGGCTCTCGATCGAGCACCGCACGATCCCCGACGGTGACAAGGGCACCGCCGCCACGATCACCGAGATGGGCCGCCTCTCGGTCGCCGCCGCCCACGACCCGAAGTTCGTGTCCTGGGTCCGCGGCCAGGTCGCCGACCTCAAGAGCAAGGACTACGTCGGCGAGGCGAAGCGGATCTTCGAGATCGTGCATAATCACGTCCGCTACGTGCAGGATCCGTTGGGCCTGGAGGTCGTGCAGGATCCGCGCGCGGTGCTCTTCCGCGACGGCAGCGGGGACTGCGACGAGCACGCCTCGACGGTCGCTGCCATGGCGCTGGCCCTCGGGCACCGCGCGGCCTTCCGCACCGTCGCGGCGGACTATGACCGCCCCGACCAGTGGAGCCACGTCTACGCCCTGATCGGCGTGCAGGATCCGAGCCAGCCCGACGGGATCGCCTGGTACCCCGCCGACACGACGCAGCGCCGCGCGACGCTGGGCTGGGAGCCGCCCCTGGGCCGCGTGTGGAAGAAGAAGGACTGGGTCGTCGGGTGACGGCCGAGAACCCCGCCCGTGACGACGGGCACTACAAGTTCGTCACGACCTGCATCGACTCGACCTACGAGGACATGCAGGCCCTTCAGTCGACGGAGCGCGGAATCAGCCAGAGGGTCTTCGCGAAGAAGATCGGTCGGCTTCAGTGGGGCGCCCTTCAGGCTGCATTGGGCTACGACCGGCACTTCCCGATCGCCAAGGACTGGCATGTCGGCTACTACCGTGGCGTCTACCGCGAGGTGCCCTGCGTGTTTCTGCGCCACAGCAAGATCGAGCACATCTTCACACTCGACGGCCGGGTTGGGCGCTCTGCGGACGCGCGGATCGAGAACCCCCCGAGCTACTTTTCGATCGAAGCCGCACACCTTTCGCGGCTGGAGGCGGTCGCCAGGCGTCTCTACTCTGAGAGGCGCATGTCGGGCGAGGAGATGCGTGACGCCGCACACACGATCATGGCGGCCGTGAACTCGTCGCGGCAGATGCCGGAGGACTGAGCGTGAGCGATCTCACGATCGAGAACCTGGCCGGCCTCGGCGCGCCGACGCCCTACTACGGCACCTACCCGGGGCTCCAGACCCCGGGCAAGCCGCCGACGACGTTCCCGCTGCCCGGCAGCGGCGGGGCGCTGACGACGCCGATCCCCCGCGTCTCGTACTCGGACTACAAGCAGGCCGGCGGGTATTCCCCGCCGCCCGGCGTGCCGATCAAGTTCGGGTCGTCCTACGGAGACGATCGCCGCGACCCCGTCGACCTGTGGCGCGCCGCCGCGGGCGGCCCGTCCCCGGGGCTCGACTCCCGCGCCCAGCAGTGGGAGTCCTGGGAGCGCGGGACGGGCCGTGAAGAAGGACTACACCGACACCCTGCCGGGTGTGTCGTCGGCGCGCGCGGCGGCCGAGGCCGCGCGGCGCGCGCGGGACGAGGCCTGGCGCAACGACCGGTTCGATCCGCA
Proteins encoded:
- a CDS encoding transglutaminase domain-containing protein, which gives rise to MGYLRLTRVVPARPRLGVGGLGQIGQGLSIEHRTIPDGDKGTAATITEMGRLSVAAAHDPKFVSWVRGQVADLKSKDYVGEAKRIFEIVHNHVRYVQDPLGLEVVQDPRAVLFRDGSGDCDEHASTVAAMALALGHRAAFRTVAADYDRPDQWSHVYALIGVQDPSQPDGIAWYPADTTQRRATLGWEPPLGRVWKKKDWVVG
- a CDS encoding HU family DNA-binding protein, with the translated sequence MASSSASNAKPIVRADLVKIVAERLGRQPKEVDDVCEALINAVAGAMAAGRRVELRPLGVFEVVSRKERTARNLNTGEPVVVPARRAAKFKPGAKVRTALKGAS